One Salinimonas marina DNA segment encodes these proteins:
- a CDS encoding DUF2062 domain-containing protein: MPRKFIKRFLPDHQSIKRNKALKMFGTVLHEPNLWHLNRRSARGAFGIGLFFAFWPVPFQMWLSAATAIPCRANLPLSVATVWITNPFTIPPIFYAAYKVGTTVLGAEPTHFEFQFSWQWVVESLSTIGPAFLVGCAICSIAAGLVGYFGLNMVWRFSVQKAWDARRQARAENNSR; encoded by the coding sequence ATGCCAAGAAAATTTATTAAACGATTTTTGCCGGATCACCAGTCCATCAAACGCAACAAAGCGTTGAAGATGTTTGGAACCGTGCTACACGAGCCTAATCTTTGGCACCTTAACCGGCGTTCGGCTCGCGGTGCGTTTGGCATCGGATTGTTTTTTGCATTCTGGCCAGTGCCGTTTCAAATGTGGTTGTCAGCGGCCACCGCAATCCCTTGTCGGGCCAATCTGCCGTTGTCGGTGGCCACGGTCTGGATCACTAATCCGTTCACCATACCCCCGATATTCTACGCTGCTTATAAAGTGGGAACGACTGTACTTGGGGCCGAACCGACCCATTTTGAATTTCAGTTCAGCTGGCAATGGGTCGTAGAAAGTCTGAGCACCATTGGCCCGGCCTTTTTGGTAGGGTGTGCCATTTGCTCTATTGCGGCGGGACTTGTGGGTTATTTTGGGTTGAATATGGTGTGGCGTTTTTCGGTACAAAAAGCCTGGGATGCCCGGCGTCAGGCCCGGGCCGAGAATAACAGCCGTTAA